CGGCTGCTAACCAGCCGCCTAAAGAATGACCAACTAAGGTAACTTGCTTAAGCCCTAGTATATCCAAAAGATCTGCATAATGAATAATAAAGTCTTCTAGTGAGTCAAAAGAATCTGGAGCGGTGCTTAAGCCAAAACCAGGATGATCTGGAGCATAAAGAGTAAAATCTTGGGCAAGCTGTAAGTGAAAAGCAAGCCAAAGATCTGCAAGCCCCATACCATGAAAAAATACTAAAGGACTGCCTTGACCAGCAATTTTTAGGTGTGTTTCCACTTGAGCAACGGAAATAATTTTGTCTATAACATTATCCACAATTTTTCCTCCAGAAAAATTTTTGCTGAAAAGGCTAATTTAACATACAAAATAGCTTTAAGGGATAAAGAAACCCATTAGTAAAACCTGGTAAAAATAAAATGTTATTAACCATTAATTTTTTGTTATTATTAATTCTAGTTGCGATATGATTAAGTTTCTCTTACACTTGCTAGATAATGTTAAGAGGCAAGAATATGTCAGAAAAATACGAGACTTTAGCAAAAATGTCAGTTTATCGTAGTCATCTAGAAGACTTTCAACTATTTTCCACTGTACATAAATTTTTTGCTTCTCTTTCTCAAGTTGTTGATCAACTCCAGGATGAGCTAAATTTTGATGTTAATGGACTTGAAACAGATATCTTAGCTTGTAAAGAAAGCGAAAACTTAAATGAGCTAGAAATATATATTGCTACTCGCTTTTCTCTATGGAGGCAAGCTTTAGAGAAATTTGACTCTGACCTTTCTGCTAGCTCACTTCGCCAATACTTTGAACAGGTTTCTATCCATAATGAAGAAACTTTAGAAACTATACTCTCTTTTTATTTAAGTAAATCCATAAAAACAGATAATGATAGAGATAAAATAGACCTAATTGCTACTTGGTGGGGACAGTTCTTACTTAAAGAAGATGGGCTAGGTAGCATATCACTGTCACAACTTCCAATTCTTAGAGAACGACTAGAGAAAATTTACTTAAGTTTTGGTCTAAAACCAATGCCACTTAGCGAAGCTAAAGACGCAATTGAGATTTTAGAATTTGAAAGAAAACGACTCTTAACAGTTCGTTCCCTAAGAGAATTAATAGAAAAACAAGTGCTACTTCGTTTGCGTAAACTAAAAAGCGGACTAGGAGACTTACTTTTTCAACCAGCGATTTTGACAGAAATAGTTGCTCTTAACATAGATATTCGTAGCACATTCCGATCGCTTTTCTTAGCAGAACAGTCCAGGCTCGCTAATTTCTTTCAGCCAATACCAAAGAATTTTAGTATTGAAGTAGTAGAAAAAACATTAGATGAAATACCTATAGAACCTTTAGAAGCCTATCCAACAGATGTCCCAGTAGTAGACAAAGAAAAACTTAATAAACTAGGTGCCGAAATCGTAGCTCAACATCTATCTACATTGTCCCAGGCCAATAACAACATTACTTTGGATCGTAGGGAGTTATTAAAAATAATCCAAAGTATTCGTAGTGCAATTCAAATTTTAGATAAAAATCTAGAACCATTACTTAAAAAATTAAATGATAGTTAATTACGGAAGTTTTGCTGCTTAATCCAGCAATAATTATTTTCCGCAGGCACTTTTTTATTTGTTTTGCTATAATTAGCCCAACAATCAAAAATTAACACTTAAAAAGGAAGTTTGCTGGAGGCTTTAATGCAAGAAATACAGCCATGCCCAGAAAATCAACAACCTACCAAAGAGTCAAATAACCAACTTTTTGCTACTAGGGTTATTACCGTCAAACTAACTGCACCAGGATTAGTTCTAGCTTTAGTTTTTATCCTCTTAACAGGCATTGGAATAGGTTCTATAGTGGTTAATCGAGCCGGAGCAGTTACAGAAAACCCAACAAAAGCTATGAACTCTGAAGCAAACTCTCCTTTATCGCTTTCTGCGGCTTTTGCTACTGCTACTCAAACTATAGAAAGTAGTGTAGTTCATATTACTACTGTAGATCTTGATGCAGAAAATTTTAGCCAAAGTAGTGGTTCAGGCTTTGTTATAGATCCTACGGGCTATATTTTAACTAATTATCATGTAGTAAAAGATGCTACTAAAATAAAAGTTAGGTTTACAGATAGCTCTGTTTTAAAAGGTAGCTTAGTTGGATTTGATGAAGAAACAGATTTAGCTGTAGTAAAAGTAAGTTCTGGTAAAAAATTAAAAGCTGCTCGTATTGGTGATTCTGATAGAGTAGTTGTGGGTGATTGGGTGCTTGCTATTGGTAGCCCATTTGGGTTAGAACAAACTGTAACAGCAGGCATCATTAGTGCTAAAGAGCGAGTAACAGATCAAAACCGGAACTTTCAACAGTTTCTGCAAACAGATGCAGCAATTAATCCTGGTAATTCTGGTGGGCCACTTGTTAATTTATCAGGGGAAGTAATTGGAATTAATTCCCAAATTGCTACCCGTAGAGGTAATTTTGAAGGAGTTGGTTTTGCTGTACCAGCAGCGATTTTTACAGATGTTTATAATCAACTAATTACTACTGGACGTGTTTCACGCGGCTACTTAGGCGTTTATCCAAGCAAAGTGACTCCACAATTTGCTCAAATTTATGGATTAAAAGATCCTGTTGGTGCATTAATACACGATATAACGGAAATTGACGGCCCGGCAGCAAAAGCAGGCTTAAAAAGTGGGGATGTAATCACAGAATTTAGTGGTCATTTTGTTAAAGATGACCGCGATCTAGTTCGCTATATTGTTGCTACTCGAATAAATAATCCTGTTACGGTAAAATACTTGCGTAATGGCTTGATGCAGTCTACTTCTGTCACCTTGGTAGAAAGACAAGCAAATCAACAATTTGTTAATCCATCAAACTTAATTCAAGAAACTAAACCCAAATTAGCTAAGTCCGATAAAGATATTTTACAGAAATTAGGGCTTGCCATTGCATCATTAACAGAAATAAGAGCTAAACAACTAGGTACTCAAACAAATAGTGGAGTTGTTGTTAGAATGGTAAATGTGGATAATGTAGCTCATGATGCAGGTTTAAGAGATGGCGATATCATTAAAGAAATCAATAAAAAAACAGTTTCCAAGGAAGAAGAATTTAGCGAAGCGATAAATAAACTAAAATCAGGTGATTCACTAGTATTATTTGTAGAAAGAAATTCTCAGTTAAGTGCCTCACATCGTTACATATCGCTGACAATTCCATAACACTTATGCAAATTCATAAAATTGTTGTTCCTACGCCTTTTTATGTTGGCCCGGTCAATGTTTATTTAGTAAGAACTGACCCTTTAACGTTAATTGATGTTGGCCCAAATACAGAAGAAGCCTATCAAGGGCTATGTAGTGGTTTAGCTGATCTAGGCATTGAACTAAAACAAATTAAACGTATTATTATTTCTCATGCTCATGAAGACCATTATGGACTGGCTTCTCGCCTCCAGGAAATTGCTGGAGCAGAAGTATTGCTACATTCTTGGGAAGAAAAGAAAGTTCATAATAACTATGATTATTCAGAGCATAGAAAACTACTTAAGCGTGCTGGAGTTCCTCAACAAGTAATTGAACGTTTTGAGCAGGGTTATCAACGCTTTTCACCTCTTGCAGGTAGCCAAGTATCTATTACACCTGTTGAAGATGAAGAAGAAATAATTTTTGAAAAAGGCTCGCTTAAAGTTTTACATACCCCAGGTCATACTCCAGGCAGTATTTGTTTATTTAGAGAAAGTAACCGTGAATTAATAGCAGCAGATACAGTAATTAAGCATATTAGTCCAAATCCAATGCTACATGTTGACCCGCTAGATAATTACCGACGGTTTCCTTCCTTAAGTGAATATCTTTGCTCTGTTTCAAGAATTAAAGAACTTGCACCTACTTTTATTCATTCTGGACATGGACATCCAATATTAGATTATGGAGAACATTTTCATCGTTTAGTTCGACGTACTCAAGAAAGGCAAATGAAAGTAATATCTCTTTTACCTAATAGGGGAGCAACTGCATGGGAAATATCAGAATTATTATTTCCCAATGTGGAAGGGATGCACCGTTATTTAGCTGTTTCTGAAGCTCAAGCACATTTAGATATGGCGGTTGCTGATGGTCGTTTAATTATGGAAAAACAGGATGAAATGGAGTGTTTTCGGATAAAATAACCTGTAAATTTACAGGTTATTTTCTTTTGGTAGTTCAAAACAACTACGACAACGCGCTTCATATAAGTTTCCTGCTCCTAAAACTACTCGTTCTTTATTATGTGAAAGCCGTTGAGAATAATTAGCTAATGAACCGCACTTCATACAAATAGCATGTGTTTTAGTTATATGTTCTGCAATTGCTAGTAGTTGTGGCATTGGCTCAAATGGTTTACCTAAATAATCTTGATCAAGTCCAGCAATTATTACTCGTCTACCTTTGTTAGCTAAATCATTACAAACATCTACTAAATCATTATCAAAAAATTGTGCTTCATCTATACCTAAAACATTAGTATCTGGCAAAACTTTAGAAAAAAGTTCTCCTGCTGAGCTCACAGGAATAGCAGATATTTTTATTTCACTATGGGAAATAATATGATTAACTGAATAACGGGTGTCAACTTCTGGCTTAAATATTTGTACTGATTGGCGGGCTAGTTGGGCGCGACGTAAACGGCGAATTAATTCTTCACTTTTTCCGCTAAACATACTGCCACAAATGACTTCTATCCAACCACCTTCGCTACGAAAAAAATCCATGTTACTCCTAAAAATTTAATAAAGTTTGAAATATTTCTCTGGCAGAATATACCGTATTTTTTAGAAAATGAAAAGTTAAACTAATTTATTAATTGACACTTTGTTAATTATAGTATAATTTGCAGTTAAGGTAGTGCAGATTTTTAGCTTTTTACTCTTTGCAACTAAAAGTTTTTCTGTTAGGATCTGCCACCACATAAACTTTTCAAAAATCCTTAAATTAATCTATTAACACTTTTATATGTAGGTAAAACTATGCGTATAGATAGAACTTGGACAATTAGTTTTGAAGATAATGAAAAAAGGCTATTGCTAGAAGAAATAGAACTTGTAGAAATGCCTTCGGAACTAGGTTGGAAATCACTATTAAAACAAGTTGTTACTAATCGCCAAATTACCTTGCCCCTACGAGCTATTGAACGCCTTTCTTTAGAGCTAGATATTACTCGCAGTCAATTTAGCAAGCGACGACCTCACCATGATTATAGTAGGCAATTTCCTCAAATTGCTGCGCTTACTTTAGAAATAGATACTATTCTATATATTTCTAAACGTAAAAGTGCTTAATTTATAATTATTCTTTTATAGGATATCTTAAGTTATCTAGGGTTTCTTCTAGGGGAATTGCTGTAGTTGTCAAGCTATTAGAAAAATGTGATAGAAATTCTTGATTACCATCCATTCCTGTAATAGGTGAGGCTAGTATCCCTAAACAGCTTAAATTAAGCTCTTGGGCTGCTAACACAACTTCCTTTATTACTCGCTTATGTTTGTTTACATCAGCAACTATGCCACCTTTGCCAACTTCCTGTGGCCCAACTTCAAATTGAGGTTTGATTAAAGCTATGATGTTTGCAGAATTAGTTATTAACTCAGGAACTACAGGCAAGATTTTTGTTAAAGAAATAAAAGAAACGTCAACTGTAACTATTTCAAAGAGATAGGAAAAATCTTTTGTAGATAAATAGCGAGCATTAACATTTTCTATTACTGTTACACGTTCATTTTGACGAATACGCCAGTCAAGTTGATTATGCCCTACATCTAAAGCTACAACATGTTTAGCATTATTTTGTAATAAACAATCAGTAAAGCCACCTGTTGAAGCACCAATATCTAAGCATAATTTATTAGTAACATCAATTTGGAAAGTTTTAAGTGCTGCTGCTAATTTTAAGCCTGAGCGAGAAACGTAGGCGAGTTTTTCACCTTTGATGCGTAGTTGGGAGGTGACATCAATTTTATGACCAACTTTGTCAATTAATTGTTCATTGGCTAAGACTTGGCCTGCTAGGATTAAGGCTTGGGCTTTTTGTCTGCTTTCAACTAAACCACATTCTACTAATAATTTATCAATTCGTTCTTTAGCCACAAAAATAAGGAAGGGAAAAAGAGTACAAGTAAGAACTTGTACTCTTAGAAAAGGTTAATTACTTAGTCATTGCTGCATAAACATTTACTCTACCACCAGAAATAGTTTTTCCTTTTAATTCTGGAGAAGGAGTAGCAGTAGTAACTATTGTTTCAATAATTTGTTTAGGGGTTAAAGTAGGATTATTGGCAAGCACTAAACTAGCAACACCAGAAACATGAGGGGTTGCCATAGAAGTACCACTAAAATAAGCATAATCATTACCTGTAACAGTTGAATAAACATCAACGCCTGGTGCGCCAATATGAACGGAGCTAGCACCATAGTTAGAGAAACTAGCTAGGTAATCTTGATTATTAATTGCAGCAACAGAAAGAACATTGTCTGACTTATAAGAAGAAGGATAATGAGGATAAGTATCTGTATTTGTTGCACTATTTCCAGCAGCAGCAACAAATAATATTCCTTCTTTATTTAAGGCTTTAATTGCGTCATGCAAGGCTTGTGAGTAATCTCCACCACCCCAGCTATTAGAAAGGACGCGAATATTAACGCCACGTTTTTTCATTTCTAAAGCATAATTGATGGTTTCTAATGCGTCATTTAATGAACCGCTTCCATCACCAGATAAAAACTTAAGCCCCATTAATTTTACTTTCCAATTGACTCCTACAATACCTTCTCCATTATCGCCAGCCGCGCCAATTGTACCAGCACAATGACTCCCATGGTCATTATCATCCATTGGATCGCCACTATCATCAACTGCATTATAACCATGGATATCGTCAACTACACCATTACCATCATCATCTATGCCATTGTCAGGAATTTCATTTTCATTAACCCACATATTGGGCTTAAGGTCTGGGTGAGTATAATCAATACCTGTATCTACAACAGCAACAACTATTTGGTCATCACCAGTTGTTAAATCCCAAGCTTTTAAGACATTTATATCAACTCCACTAACACCGCCAGGTTTTCCATTAATCTTTTGCCCTACATTATTAAGCCCCCATAATGACTCAAAAAATGGGTCATTAGGAATAATATCATCGGCTTGATAACGGAAGTTTGGCTCTACATATTCAACGTTAGGA
The sequence above is drawn from the Blastocatellia bacterium genome and encodes:
- a CDS encoding trypsin-like peptidase domain-containing protein: MQEIQPCPENQQPTKESNNQLFATRVITVKLTAPGLVLALVFILLTGIGIGSIVVNRAGAVTENPTKAMNSEANSPLSLSAAFATATQTIESSVVHITTVDLDAENFSQSSGSGFVIDPTGYILTNYHVVKDATKIKVRFTDSSVLKGSLVGFDEETDLAVVKVSSGKKLKAARIGDSDRVVVGDWVLAIGSPFGLEQTVTAGIISAKERVTDQNRNFQQFLQTDAAINPGNSGGPLVNLSGEVIGINSQIATRRGNFEGVGFAVPAAIFTDVYNQLITTGRVSRGYLGVYPSKVTPQFAQIYGLKDPVGALIHDITEIDGPAAKAGLKSGDVITEFSGHFVKDDRDLVRYIVATRINNPVTVKYLRNGLMQSTSVTLVERQANQQFVNPSNLIQETKPKLAKSDKDILQKLGLAIASLTEIRAKQLGTQTNSGVVVRMVNVDNVAHDAGLRDGDIIKEINKKTVSKEEEFSEAINKLKSGDSLVLFVERNSQLSASHRYISLTIP
- a CDS encoding MBL fold metallo-hydrolase; this encodes MQIHKIVVPTPFYVGPVNVYLVRTDPLTLIDVGPNTEEAYQGLCSGLADLGIELKQIKRIIISHAHEDHYGLASRLQEIAGAEVLLHSWEEKKVHNNYDYSEHRKLLKRAGVPQQVIERFEQGYQRFSPLAGSQVSITPVEDEEEIIFEKGSLKVLHTPGHTPGSICLFRESNRELIAADTVIKHISPNPMLHVDPLDNYRRFPSLSEYLCSVSRIKELAPTFIHSGHGHPILDYGEHFHRLVRRTQERQMKVISLLPNRGATAWEISELLFPNVEGMHRYLAVSEAQAHLDMAVADGRLIMEKQDEMECFRIK
- a CDS encoding thymidine kinase; this encodes MDFFRSEGGWIEVICGSMFSGKSEELIRRLRRAQLARQSVQIFKPEVDTRYSVNHIISHSEIKISAIPVSSAGELFSKVLPDTNVLGIDEAQFFDNDLVDVCNDLANKGRRVIIAGLDQDYLGKPFEPMPQLLAIAEHITKTHAICMKCGSLANYSQRLSHNKERVVLGAGNLYEARCRSCFELPKENNL
- a CDS encoding TlyA family RNA methyltransferase, whose amino-acid sequence is MAKERIDKLLVECGLVESRQKAQALILAGQVLANEQLIDKVGHKIDVTSQLRIKGEKLAYVSRSGLKLAAALKTFQIDVTNKLCLDIGASTGGFTDCLLQNNAKHVVALDVGHNQLDWRIRQNERVTVIENVNARYLSTKDFSYLFEIVTVDVSFISLTKILPVVPELITNSANIIALIKPQFEVGPQEVGKGGIVADVNKHKRVIKEVVLAAQELNLSCLGILASPITGMDGNQEFLSHFSNSLTTTAIPLEETLDNLRYPIKE
- a CDS encoding S8 family serine peptidase gives rise to the protein MGHKLMKRSPLVHLALGTLVIIYAYLAGVINQSEKAFECITESEWEATNNWPKADWENPVWQTNLPQNYDLIIKFKDGTPQSMINSLVSRFNLNTFRSYSELPSFSFVSVTTSENLTLDELIARYKADPNVEYVEPNFRYQADDIIPNDPFFESLWGLNNVGQKINGKPGGVSGVDINVLKAWDLTTGDDQIVVAVVDTGIDYTHPDLKPNMWVNENEIPDNGIDDDGNGVVDDIHGYNAVDDSGDPMDDNDHGSHCAGTIGAAGDNGEGIVGVNWKVKLMGLKFLSGDGSGSLNDALETINYALEMKKRGVNIRVLSNSWGGGDYSQALHDAIKALNKEGILFVAAAGNSATNTDTYPHYPSSYKSDNVLSVAAINNQDYLASFSNYGASSVHIGAPGVDVYSTVTGNDYAYFSGTSMATPHVSGVASLVLANNPTLTPKQIIETIVTTATPSPELKGKTISGGRVNVYAAMTK